A window from Neodiprion fabricii isolate iyNeoFabr1 chromosome 2, iyNeoFabr1.1, whole genome shotgun sequence encodes these proteins:
- the LOC124174959 gene encoding rabphilin-3A isoform X9 has translation MKRNCVSAGNLSGSADTSHSRYSCALCGEKFTVLGAGPAICKDCRKHICQKCGIEATMVSCGSQIGFAQNSQRPRLFLCRICSETREMWKKSGAWFFKGLPKYVLPDKKLERGRPRRTSRASSWAVVNNLRSLESLEPDSSSDEDAGRRLAMSRSLGTHEASSPTPTLAEEKNNRSSTPVFGPRGDAYSRQNSGNAGDYSNGLRSASATDVGQSQFSSTASVQPLPSPRGSGHGMQGRNSGQGFQSQFMNEHRQTSSDQLNSNQVHSFRKDSIESSSSQGLMMLDQNQSHSLLHYHEMDPEILVVNNEGPINNQNHSEALQQIVRGLAAAAGDGYGTLEVSLLYDPAAQYLQCRVQRARGLRPMDIHGLTDSFCKLNILPIAIGSPSQRLRTKTVHKTRDPEYNEMVTFYGITETDMKNGRALHILVLQDDRAGKDFLGEAKLPLCQLQPYRMIHYNVYLENHCQVDHEEEVWGEDLSPRGQILVTLSYSTRRRALLVNILRAANLPAMDSNGFSDPFVKLYLIKRPEDNSQQTSGSFSNVQYNKKKESRKPTSAIYNTGIKWKTLNPEWNEEFAFETRLTDLTSQMLCLSVWDKDLGKSNDYLGGLILSCSSKGERLRHWIDAIKFPDHRHQAWHSLQEDPIPTE, from the exons ATGAAGCGTAATTGCGTGAGTGCCGGAAACTTGTCTGGAAGTGCAGACACCTCGCACAGTCGATATTCTTGCGCATTATGCGGTGAGAAATTCACTGTTCTTGGAGCTGGTCCGGCGATCTGCAAGGATTGTCGCAAGCACATTTGCCAGAAATGTGGTATTGAAGCAACGATGGTGTCGTGCGGATCACAGATTGGCTTTGCGCAAAATTCCCAACGACCCAGGCTATTCCTCTGCCGAATCTGCTCGGAAACCAGagaaatgtggaaaaaaagtgGCGCCTGGTTTTTCAAAGGACTTCCGAAATACGTTCTACCCGATAAGAAActc GAGCGTGGCAGACCGAGACGCACCTCGAGAGCATCGTCGTGGGCTGTTGTCAACAACCTGAGGTCCCTGGAGTCTCTGGAGCCAGATTCATCTTCTGACGAAGACGCGGGTCGTCGCTTGGCGATGAGCCGTTCGCTCGGAACTCACGAGGCTTCATCGCCAACGCCAACTTTGGCTGAGGAGAAGAACAATCGTTCCTCGACGCCAGTTTTTGGGCCAAGAGGCGACGCCTACAGTCGGCAGAATTCCGGAAACGCGGGGGATTACAGTAACGGCCTTAGATCGGCTTCTGCTACCGATGTCGGTCAGAGTCAATTTTCCTCCACTGCATCTGTGCAACCGCTTCCCTCGCCACGAGGTTCAGGTCATGGAATGCAAGGCCGGAACTCTGGGCAAGGATTTCAGTCCCAGTTTATgaacgagcatcgtcagacgTCCTCGGACCAACTTAACAGCAATCAGGTACACAGCTTCAG GAAAGACTCCATAGAGTCGAGCAGCAGCCAGGGGCTCATGATGTTGGATCAAAATCAGAGTCACAGTCTACTCCACTATCACGAAATGGATCCGGAGATCCTGGTCGTGAACAACGAGGGTCCGATCAACAATCAGAACCATTCCGAGGCTCTGCAGCAAATAGTACGGGGACTAGCTG CGGCAGCGGGGGATGGATACGGGACACTGGAAGTCTCATTGCTATACGACCCCGCGGCACAGTACCTCCAGTGCAGAGTGCAGCGTGCGCGAGGCCTTCGTCCCATGGACATCCACGGTCTGACAGATTCGTTCTGCAAGCTAAACATCCTCCCAATTGCGATCGGGAGCCCGTCCCAGCGACTCAGGACAAAAACTGTTCACAAGACCCGGGATCCGGAGTACAACGAGATGGTAACATTCTACGGCATCACGGAGACAGAC atgaaaaatgGCAGAGCACTTCACATATTGGTACTTCAAGACGACCGAGCGGGCAAGGATTTCCTAGGAGAAGCCAAGCTGCCGCTCTGTCAGCTTCAACCGTATCGAATGATCCACTACAATGTTTATCTGGAGAATCACTGCCAG GTGGACCACGAAGAGGAAGTTTGGGGCGAGGATCTGAGTCCAAGGGGTCAAATTCTGGTAACCCTGAGCTACAGCACTCGCCGACGCGCCCTCTTGGTCAATATTTTGCGCGCTGCGAATCTGCCGGCAATGGACAGCAACGGGTTCTCTGACCCCTTCGTGAAGCTGTACCTGATAAAGCGGCCGGAAGACAACTCGCAACAAACGAGCGGGTCCTTCTCCAACGTCCAGTACAACAAAAAGAAGGAATCTCGAAAACCAACGTCCGCAATTTACAATACAGGAATCAAGTGGAAGACCCTAAACCCAGAGTGGAACGAAGAGTTCGCTTTCGAGACACGGCTCACGGATCTCACCAGTCAGATGTTGTGTCTCTCCGTTTGGGACAAGGACCTCGGAAAGAGCAACGATTACCTGG GAGGTCTCATACTGAGCTGCAGCAGCAAAGGAGAGCGTCTGAGACATTGGATAGACGCAATCAAATTCCCGGACCATCGCCATCAAGCATGGCACAGTCTGCAAGAGGATCCCATCCCAACAGAATGA
- the LOC124174959 gene encoding rabphilin-3A isoform X5, producing the protein MVDLGDTGSRGGRWVCPNDRHLALRAKLRTGWSVKTGSLDYRSDYPSGPQVTLTEEERCTIIEVIRRAEALDLSEQERVGRLVDRLENMKRNCVSAGNLSGSADTSHSRYSCALCGEKFTVLGAGPAICKDCRKHICQKCGIEATMVSCGSQIGFAQNSQRPRLFLCRICSETREMWKKSGAWFFKGLPKYVLPDKKLERGRPRRTSRASSWAVVNNLRSLESLEPDSSSDEDAGRRLAMSRSLGTHEASSPTPTLAEEKNNRSSTPVFGPRGDAYSRQNSGNAGDYSNGLRSASATDVGQSQFSSTASVQPLPSPRGSGHGMQGRNSGQGFQSQFMNEHRQTSSDQLNSNQVHSFRKDSIESSSSQGLMMLDQNQSHSLLHYHEMDPEILVVNNEGPINNQNHSEALQQIVRGLAAAAGDGYGTLEVSLLYDPAAQYLQCRVQRARGLRPMDIHGLTDSFCKLNILPIAIGSPSQRLRTKTVHKTRDPEYNEMVTFYGITETDMKNGRALHILVLQDDRAGKDFLGEAKLPLCQLQPYRMIHYNVYLENHCQVDHEEEVWGEDLSPRGQILVTLSYSTRRRALLVNILRAANLPAMDSNGFSDPFVKLYLIKRPEDNSQQTSGSFSNVQYNKKKESRKPTSAIYNTGIKWKTLNPEWNEEFAFETRLTDLTSQMLCLSVWDKDLGKSNDYLGGLILSCSSKGERLRHWIDAIKFPDHRHQAWHSLQEDPIPTE; encoded by the exons GTTATTCGTAGAGCGGAAGCGCTGGATTTATCGGAACAGGAGCGAGTGGGAAGATTGGTCGACAGGCTGGAGAACATGAAGCGTAATTGCGTGAGTGCCGGAAACTTGTCTGGAAGTGCAGACACCTCGCACAGTCGATATTCTTGCGCATTATGCGGTGAGAAATTCACTGTTCTTGGAGCTGGTCCGGCGATCTGCAAGGATTGTCGCAAGCACATTTGCCAGAAATGTGGTATTGAAGCAACGATGGTGTCGTGCGGATCACAGATTGGCTTTGCGCAAAATTCCCAACGACCCAGGCTATTCCTCTGCCGAATCTGCTCGGAAACCAGagaaatgtggaaaaaaagtgGCGCCTGGTTTTTCAAAGGACTTCCGAAATACGTTCTACCCGATAAGAAActc GAGCGTGGCAGACCGAGACGCACCTCGAGAGCATCGTCGTGGGCTGTTGTCAACAACCTGAGGTCCCTGGAGTCTCTGGAGCCAGATTCATCTTCTGACGAAGACGCGGGTCGTCGCTTGGCGATGAGCCGTTCGCTCGGAACTCACGAGGCTTCATCGCCAACGCCAACTTTGGCTGAGGAGAAGAACAATCGTTCCTCGACGCCAGTTTTTGGGCCAAGAGGCGACGCCTACAGTCGGCAGAATTCCGGAAACGCGGGGGATTACAGTAACGGCCTTAGATCGGCTTCTGCTACCGATGTCGGTCAGAGTCAATTTTCCTCCACTGCATCTGTGCAACCGCTTCCCTCGCCACGAGGTTCAGGTCATGGAATGCAAGGCCGGAACTCTGGGCAAGGATTTCAGTCCCAGTTTATgaacgagcatcgtcagacgTCCTCGGACCAACTTAACAGCAATCAGGTACACAGCTTCAG GAAAGACTCCATAGAGTCGAGCAGCAGCCAGGGGCTCATGATGTTGGATCAAAATCAGAGTCACAGTCTACTCCACTATCACGAAATGGATCCGGAGATCCTGGTCGTGAACAACGAGGGTCCGATCAACAATCAGAACCATTCCGAGGCTCTGCAGCAAATAGTACGGGGACTAGCTG CGGCAGCGGGGGATGGATACGGGACACTGGAAGTCTCATTGCTATACGACCCCGCGGCACAGTACCTCCAGTGCAGAGTGCAGCGTGCGCGAGGCCTTCGTCCCATGGACATCCACGGTCTGACAGATTCGTTCTGCAAGCTAAACATCCTCCCAATTGCGATCGGGAGCCCGTCCCAGCGACTCAGGACAAAAACTGTTCACAAGACCCGGGATCCGGAGTACAACGAGATGGTAACATTCTACGGCATCACGGAGACAGAC atgaaaaatgGCAGAGCACTTCACATATTGGTACTTCAAGACGACCGAGCGGGCAAGGATTTCCTAGGAGAAGCCAAGCTGCCGCTCTGTCAGCTTCAACCGTATCGAATGATCCACTACAATGTTTATCTGGAGAATCACTGCCAG GTGGACCACGAAGAGGAAGTTTGGGGCGAGGATCTGAGTCCAAGGGGTCAAATTCTGGTAACCCTGAGCTACAGCACTCGCCGACGCGCCCTCTTGGTCAATATTTTGCGCGCTGCGAATCTGCCGGCAATGGACAGCAACGGGTTCTCTGACCCCTTCGTGAAGCTGTACCTGATAAAGCGGCCGGAAGACAACTCGCAACAAACGAGCGGGTCCTTCTCCAACGTCCAGTACAACAAAAAGAAGGAATCTCGAAAACCAACGTCCGCAATTTACAATACAGGAATCAAGTGGAAGACCCTAAACCCAGAGTGGAACGAAGAGTTCGCTTTCGAGACACGGCTCACGGATCTCACCAGTCAGATGTTGTGTCTCTCCGTTTGGGACAAGGACCTCGGAAAGAGCAACGATTACCTGG GAGGTCTCATACTGAGCTGCAGCAGCAAAGGAGAGCGTCTGAGACATTGGATAGACGCAATCAAATTCCCGGACCATCGCCATCAAGCATGGCACAGTCTGCAAGAGGATCCCATCCCAACAGAATGA
- the LOC124174959 gene encoding rabphilin-3A isoform X7: MVCEDRVTGLQKRLSFRATSYPYGGGTLHHYRASFADFVSNTCHQQKSINPETVIRRAEALDLSEQERVGRLVDRLENMKRNCVSAGNLSGSADTSHSRYSCALCGEKFTVLGAGPAICKDCRKHICQKCGIEATMVSCGSQIGFAQNSQRPRLFLCRICSETREMWKKSGAWFFKGLPKYVLPDKKLERGRPRRTSRASSWAVVNNLRSLESLEPDSSSDEDAGRRLAMSRSLGTHEASSPTPTLAEEKNNRSSTPVFGPRGDAYSRQNSGNAGDYSNGLRSASATDVGQSQFSSTASVQPLPSPRGSGHGMQGRNSGQGFQSQFMNEHRQTSSDQLNSNQVHSFRKDSIESSSSQGLMMLDQNQSHSLLHYHEMDPEILVVNNEGPINNQNHSEALQQIVRGLAAAAGDGYGTLEVSLLYDPAAQYLQCRVQRARGLRPMDIHGLTDSFCKLNILPIAIGSPSQRLRTKTVHKTRDPEYNEMVTFYGITETDMKNGRALHILVLQDDRAGKDFLGEAKLPLCQLQPYRMIHYNVYLENHCQVDHEEEVWGEDLSPRGQILVTLSYSTRRRALLVNILRAANLPAMDSNGFSDPFVKLYLIKRPEDNSQQTSGSFSNVQYNKKKESRKPTSAIYNTGIKWKTLNPEWNEEFAFETRLTDLTSQMLCLSVWDKDLGKSNDYLGGLILSCSSKGERLRHWIDAIKFPDHRHQAWHSLQEDPIPTE; encoded by the exons GTTATTCGTAGAGCGGAAGCGCTGGATTTATCGGAACAGGAGCGAGTGGGAAGATTGGTCGACAGGCTGGAGAACATGAAGCGTAATTGCGTGAGTGCCGGAAACTTGTCTGGAAGTGCAGACACCTCGCACAGTCGATATTCTTGCGCATTATGCGGTGAGAAATTCACTGTTCTTGGAGCTGGTCCGGCGATCTGCAAGGATTGTCGCAAGCACATTTGCCAGAAATGTGGTATTGAAGCAACGATGGTGTCGTGCGGATCACAGATTGGCTTTGCGCAAAATTCCCAACGACCCAGGCTATTCCTCTGCCGAATCTGCTCGGAAACCAGagaaatgtggaaaaaaagtgGCGCCTGGTTTTTCAAAGGACTTCCGAAATACGTTCTACCCGATAAGAAActc GAGCGTGGCAGACCGAGACGCACCTCGAGAGCATCGTCGTGGGCTGTTGTCAACAACCTGAGGTCCCTGGAGTCTCTGGAGCCAGATTCATCTTCTGACGAAGACGCGGGTCGTCGCTTGGCGATGAGCCGTTCGCTCGGAACTCACGAGGCTTCATCGCCAACGCCAACTTTGGCTGAGGAGAAGAACAATCGTTCCTCGACGCCAGTTTTTGGGCCAAGAGGCGACGCCTACAGTCGGCAGAATTCCGGAAACGCGGGGGATTACAGTAACGGCCTTAGATCGGCTTCTGCTACCGATGTCGGTCAGAGTCAATTTTCCTCCACTGCATCTGTGCAACCGCTTCCCTCGCCACGAGGTTCAGGTCATGGAATGCAAGGCCGGAACTCTGGGCAAGGATTTCAGTCCCAGTTTATgaacgagcatcgtcagacgTCCTCGGACCAACTTAACAGCAATCAGGTACACAGCTTCAG GAAAGACTCCATAGAGTCGAGCAGCAGCCAGGGGCTCATGATGTTGGATCAAAATCAGAGTCACAGTCTACTCCACTATCACGAAATGGATCCGGAGATCCTGGTCGTGAACAACGAGGGTCCGATCAACAATCAGAACCATTCCGAGGCTCTGCAGCAAATAGTACGGGGACTAGCTG CGGCAGCGGGGGATGGATACGGGACACTGGAAGTCTCATTGCTATACGACCCCGCGGCACAGTACCTCCAGTGCAGAGTGCAGCGTGCGCGAGGCCTTCGTCCCATGGACATCCACGGTCTGACAGATTCGTTCTGCAAGCTAAACATCCTCCCAATTGCGATCGGGAGCCCGTCCCAGCGACTCAGGACAAAAACTGTTCACAAGACCCGGGATCCGGAGTACAACGAGATGGTAACATTCTACGGCATCACGGAGACAGAC atgaaaaatgGCAGAGCACTTCACATATTGGTACTTCAAGACGACCGAGCGGGCAAGGATTTCCTAGGAGAAGCCAAGCTGCCGCTCTGTCAGCTTCAACCGTATCGAATGATCCACTACAATGTTTATCTGGAGAATCACTGCCAG GTGGACCACGAAGAGGAAGTTTGGGGCGAGGATCTGAGTCCAAGGGGTCAAATTCTGGTAACCCTGAGCTACAGCACTCGCCGACGCGCCCTCTTGGTCAATATTTTGCGCGCTGCGAATCTGCCGGCAATGGACAGCAACGGGTTCTCTGACCCCTTCGTGAAGCTGTACCTGATAAAGCGGCCGGAAGACAACTCGCAACAAACGAGCGGGTCCTTCTCCAACGTCCAGTACAACAAAAAGAAGGAATCTCGAAAACCAACGTCCGCAATTTACAATACAGGAATCAAGTGGAAGACCCTAAACCCAGAGTGGAACGAAGAGTTCGCTTTCGAGACACGGCTCACGGATCTCACCAGTCAGATGTTGTGTCTCTCCGTTTGGGACAAGGACCTCGGAAAGAGCAACGATTACCTGG GAGGTCTCATACTGAGCTGCAGCAGCAAAGGAGAGCGTCTGAGACATTGGATAGACGCAATCAAATTCCCGGACCATCGCCATCAAGCATGGCACAGTCTGCAAGAGGATCCCATCCCAACAGAATGA
- the LOC124174959 gene encoding rabphilin-3A isoform X6: MKQGPHCQSKDIIVVKLLRTGWSVKTGSLDYRSDYPSGPQVTLTEEERCTIIEVIRRAEALDLSEQERVGRLVDRLENMKRNCVSAGNLSGSADTSHSRYSCALCGEKFTVLGAGPAICKDCRKHICQKCGIEATMVSCGSQIGFAQNSQRPRLFLCRICSETREMWKKSGAWFFKGLPKYVLPDKKLERGRPRRTSRASSWAVVNNLRSLESLEPDSSSDEDAGRRLAMSRSLGTHEASSPTPTLAEEKNNRSSTPVFGPRGDAYSRQNSGNAGDYSNGLRSASATDVGQSQFSSTASVQPLPSPRGSGHGMQGRNSGQGFQSQFMNEHRQTSSDQLNSNQVHSFRKDSIESSSSQGLMMLDQNQSHSLLHYHEMDPEILVVNNEGPINNQNHSEALQQIVRGLAAAAGDGYGTLEVSLLYDPAAQYLQCRVQRARGLRPMDIHGLTDSFCKLNILPIAIGSPSQRLRTKTVHKTRDPEYNEMVTFYGITETDMKNGRALHILVLQDDRAGKDFLGEAKLPLCQLQPYRMIHYNVYLENHCQVDHEEEVWGEDLSPRGQILVTLSYSTRRRALLVNILRAANLPAMDSNGFSDPFVKLYLIKRPEDNSQQTSGSFSNVQYNKKKESRKPTSAIYNTGIKWKTLNPEWNEEFAFETRLTDLTSQMLCLSVWDKDLGKSNDYLGGLILSCSSKGERLRHWIDAIKFPDHRHQAWHSLQEDPIPTE, encoded by the exons GTTATTCGTAGAGCGGAAGCGCTGGATTTATCGGAACAGGAGCGAGTGGGAAGATTGGTCGACAGGCTGGAGAACATGAAGCGTAATTGCGTGAGTGCCGGAAACTTGTCTGGAAGTGCAGACACCTCGCACAGTCGATATTCTTGCGCATTATGCGGTGAGAAATTCACTGTTCTTGGAGCTGGTCCGGCGATCTGCAAGGATTGTCGCAAGCACATTTGCCAGAAATGTGGTATTGAAGCAACGATGGTGTCGTGCGGATCACAGATTGGCTTTGCGCAAAATTCCCAACGACCCAGGCTATTCCTCTGCCGAATCTGCTCGGAAACCAGagaaatgtggaaaaaaagtgGCGCCTGGTTTTTCAAAGGACTTCCGAAATACGTTCTACCCGATAAGAAActc GAGCGTGGCAGACCGAGACGCACCTCGAGAGCATCGTCGTGGGCTGTTGTCAACAACCTGAGGTCCCTGGAGTCTCTGGAGCCAGATTCATCTTCTGACGAAGACGCGGGTCGTCGCTTGGCGATGAGCCGTTCGCTCGGAACTCACGAGGCTTCATCGCCAACGCCAACTTTGGCTGAGGAGAAGAACAATCGTTCCTCGACGCCAGTTTTTGGGCCAAGAGGCGACGCCTACAGTCGGCAGAATTCCGGAAACGCGGGGGATTACAGTAACGGCCTTAGATCGGCTTCTGCTACCGATGTCGGTCAGAGTCAATTTTCCTCCACTGCATCTGTGCAACCGCTTCCCTCGCCACGAGGTTCAGGTCATGGAATGCAAGGCCGGAACTCTGGGCAAGGATTTCAGTCCCAGTTTATgaacgagcatcgtcagacgTCCTCGGACCAACTTAACAGCAATCAGGTACACAGCTTCAG GAAAGACTCCATAGAGTCGAGCAGCAGCCAGGGGCTCATGATGTTGGATCAAAATCAGAGTCACAGTCTACTCCACTATCACGAAATGGATCCGGAGATCCTGGTCGTGAACAACGAGGGTCCGATCAACAATCAGAACCATTCCGAGGCTCTGCAGCAAATAGTACGGGGACTAGCTG CGGCAGCGGGGGATGGATACGGGACACTGGAAGTCTCATTGCTATACGACCCCGCGGCACAGTACCTCCAGTGCAGAGTGCAGCGTGCGCGAGGCCTTCGTCCCATGGACATCCACGGTCTGACAGATTCGTTCTGCAAGCTAAACATCCTCCCAATTGCGATCGGGAGCCCGTCCCAGCGACTCAGGACAAAAACTGTTCACAAGACCCGGGATCCGGAGTACAACGAGATGGTAACATTCTACGGCATCACGGAGACAGAC atgaaaaatgGCAGAGCACTTCACATATTGGTACTTCAAGACGACCGAGCGGGCAAGGATTTCCTAGGAGAAGCCAAGCTGCCGCTCTGTCAGCTTCAACCGTATCGAATGATCCACTACAATGTTTATCTGGAGAATCACTGCCAG GTGGACCACGAAGAGGAAGTTTGGGGCGAGGATCTGAGTCCAAGGGGTCAAATTCTGGTAACCCTGAGCTACAGCACTCGCCGACGCGCCCTCTTGGTCAATATTTTGCGCGCTGCGAATCTGCCGGCAATGGACAGCAACGGGTTCTCTGACCCCTTCGTGAAGCTGTACCTGATAAAGCGGCCGGAAGACAACTCGCAACAAACGAGCGGGTCCTTCTCCAACGTCCAGTACAACAAAAAGAAGGAATCTCGAAAACCAACGTCCGCAATTTACAATACAGGAATCAAGTGGAAGACCCTAAACCCAGAGTGGAACGAAGAGTTCGCTTTCGAGACACGGCTCACGGATCTCACCAGTCAGATGTTGTGTCTCTCCGTTTGGGACAAGGACCTCGGAAAGAGCAACGATTACCTGG GAGGTCTCATACTGAGCTGCAGCAGCAAAGGAGAGCGTCTGAGACATTGGATAGACGCAATCAAATTCCCGGACCATCGCCATCAAGCATGGCACAGTCTGCAAGAGGATCCCATCCCAACAGAATGA